The following coding sequences lie in one Niabella agricola genomic window:
- a CDS encoding sugar phosphate isomerase/epimerase family protein, protein MKRFALLFLLVAGITVGANAQGTAKRPDPQPAADTKESFKLGMAGYTFAKFGLDTALQTLQRADVHYLCIKDFHLPFNSTDEQIAAFHQKLKDKGVTGYGVGPIYMKTEAEVDRAFEYAKRVGVKLIVGVPNYELLPYVNKKVKEYDMKYAIHLHGPDMPLYPDADDVWKNVKNLDPRVGMCLDIGHDTRNGKDAVADLKKYHTRVFDIHLKDVTGPTKQGYSVEVGRGIINFPAFVKMLRQVGYTGVVSLEHERNMDNPFMGIAESVGYFRAMIVATKK, encoded by the coding sequence ATGAAACGATTTGCGTTGCTTTTTTTGTTGGTAGCTGGTATAACGGTTGGTGCAAATGCCCAGGGAACAGCTAAACGGCCGGATCCACAGCCGGCAGCAGATACTAAAGAATCTTTTAAGCTGGGGATGGCCGGCTATACCTTTGCAAAATTTGGTCTGGATACAGCATTGCAAACCCTGCAGCGGGCAGATGTACACTATCTCTGTATTAAAGATTTTCACCTGCCTTTCAACAGTACAGATGAACAAATAGCGGCTTTTCATCAAAAGCTGAAAGACAAAGGAGTTACCGGTTATGGGGTAGGGCCTATTTATATGAAAACGGAAGCAGAGGTAGACCGGGCATTTGAATATGCCAAAAGAGTGGGCGTGAAACTAATCGTAGGCGTGCCCAATTATGAATTGTTGCCTTATGTAAATAAAAAGGTAAAGGAATATGATATGAAATACGCCATCCACCTGCACGGGCCGGATATGCCCTTGTACCCGGATGCGGACGATGTTTGGAAAAATGTAAAAAACCTGGATCCGCGTGTGGGGATGTGTCTGGATATCGGTCATGATACCCGCAATGGAAAGGACGCGGTTGCGGATCTGAAAAAATACCATACCCGGGTGTTTGATATACACCTGAAAGACGTTACCGGGCCTACAAAGCAGGGGTATTCTGTAGAAGTGGGAAGGGGCATTATCAATTTTCCCGCTTTTGTAAAAATGCTGCGCCAGGTGGGCTATACCGGTGTGGTAAGCCTGGAACACGAGCGGAATATGGATAATCCGTTTATGGGCATCGCTGAATCCGTAGGATATTTCAGGGCGATGATCGTGGCTACGAAGAAGTAG
- a CDS encoding response regulator transcription factor yields MKILIVEDNIALSASIRDYLETEHFICECAFGVDEAREKLSVFTYDFILLDMMLPDGDGLEVLRFIKAEKIVSNVLIISARDALDDKINGLEGGADDYITKPFHLPELHARLRAMYRRNSLQGSHIVTANEIELNTNTIEARVHSLLLDITPKEFDLLLYFIVNKDRVLSRQAIATHLWGDYTDNLANFDFIYQHIKNLRKKIAAANGNDYIETVYGLGYRFKL; encoded by the coding sequence ATGAAAATTTTAATCGTCGAGGATAATATTGCGTTGTCTGCCAGCATCCGGGATTACCTGGAAACGGAACACTTTATTTGCGAATGCGCGTTTGGAGTAGATGAGGCAAGGGAAAAATTATCCGTCTTCACTTACGACTTTATTTTACTGGATATGATGCTTCCGGACGGCGACGGGCTGGAGGTACTCCGTTTTATAAAAGCTGAAAAGATCGTCAGCAATGTGTTGATCATATCTGCACGCGATGCACTGGATGATAAGATTAACGGACTGGAAGGCGGGGCAGATGACTATATTACCAAGCCCTTTCACCTGCCGGAACTGCACGCTAGGTTGCGCGCCATGTACCGACGAAACAGCCTTCAGGGCAGTCATATTGTTACGGCTAATGAAATAGAGCTCAATACCAATACCATTGAAGCAAGGGTGCATTCCCTATTGCTGGATATTACGCCAAAAGAGTTTGATCTGCTGTTGTATTTTATTGTAAATAAGGACCGGGTGCTTTCCCGGCAGGCCATCGCCACCCATCTCTGGGGCGATTATACCGACAACCTGGCGAACTTTGACTTTATTTATCAGCATATCAAGAACCTGCGCAAAAAGATTGCCGCGGCAAACGGGAATGACTATATTGAGACCGTGTATGGCCTGGGGTACCGTTTTAAACTCTGA
- a CDS encoding sensor histidine kinase gives MKLINKISLWFLCIILVITPVTMIISRAGIKRKMIEFEEKRLLSVNERIYNLLKEGLPVNDFIRDREIEIAAVKGPVPRENPQVVRRVDKVEGMSQKELALFVTSYQEVNGVIYKVTSHNYFINPSEFFSSMFITLLWKMLLLGIAVLISARVLSRILFKPFKNTMEAIRSFNIRQKQKLQLERSSTKEFNELNCFIETMTNKAMEEYATAREFSENASHELQTPLAVLRTKTELLTQTSLNSQQADLIEHMQTEINKLSNITKSLVLLARMENHEFNTREKIRFCRIAKNVIETYSYWADLKNITVTRNTDSQVFIQIHPTLADILVANLMRNAIRYNEENGSIHVELTTDYFRISNTGAPVTIPHKDLFRRFKKGSQKNEGVGLGLAIVKQICEVCNFRVSYAYVEGRHIFCVYFNENYLSEIDVIPSNSSFQRVVFAEA, from the coding sequence ATGAAACTGATCAATAAAATATCCCTCTGGTTTCTTTGTATTATTCTGGTAATCACTCCTGTTACAATGATCATTTCCCGCGCGGGCATCAAACGAAAAATGATCGAGTTTGAGGAGAAACGCCTGTTGTCGGTCAATGAACGTATCTACAATCTGTTAAAAGAAGGGCTACCGGTAAACGATTTTATCAGGGACCGGGAAATTGAAATTGCAGCTGTTAAAGGTCCGGTTCCCCGGGAAAACCCGCAGGTGGTCCGGCGCGTGGATAAAGTAGAAGGGATGAGCCAAAAAGAGCTGGCGCTTTTTGTAACCAGCTACCAGGAAGTGAATGGGGTAATTTACAAGGTTACCTCGCACAATTATTTCATCAATCCCAGCGAGTTCTTCAGCAGTATGTTTATTACCCTGCTCTGGAAAATGTTGCTGCTTGGTATCGCTGTTTTGATATCTGCGCGGGTGCTTTCCCGGATATTGTTCAAGCCGTTTAAAAATACCATGGAAGCTATCCGGAGCTTTAATATACGTCAGAAGCAAAAACTGCAGCTGGAGCGCTCGTCTACCAAGGAGTTTAACGAGCTCAATTGTTTTATCGAAACCATGACCAATAAGGCAATGGAGGAGTATGCCACGGCCCGGGAGTTCAGCGAAAATGCATCGCATGAATTGCAGACACCGCTGGCCGTACTGCGTACAAAAACCGAGCTGTTGACGCAAACTTCGCTGAACAGTCAGCAGGCGGATCTGATTGAACATATGCAGACGGAGATCAACAAACTTTCCAATATTACAAAATCGTTGGTATTGCTGGCCCGTATGGAGAATCATGAATTCAACACCCGAGAGAAAATACGGTTTTGCAGGATTGCAAAAAATGTGATTGAAACCTACAGTTACTGGGCCGATCTGAAAAATATCACGGTTACCCGTAACACCGACAGCCAGGTGTTTATACAGATACATCCTACCCTGGCCGATATTTTGGTGGCGAATCTGATGCGTAACGCCATCCGTTATAATGAGGAAAACGGATCAATCCATGTAGAGCTTACCACCGATTATTTCAGGATCAGCAATACGGGCGCGCCCGTAACCATTCCGCATAAGGACCTGTTTCGGCGGTTTAAAAAAGGAAGTCAAAAGAATGAAGGGGTGGGGCTGGGGCTGGCCATTGTAAAGCAGATCTGTGAAGTCTGCAATTTCCGGGTCTCCTATGCTTATGTAGAAGGACGGCATATTTTCTGTGTATATTTTAATGAAAACTATTTATCGGAAATCGACGTCATCCCTTCCAATTCCAGCTTTCAGCGGGTGGTTTTTGCAGAGGCCTGA